In Halovulum dunhuangense, a genomic segment contains:
- the nuoE gene encoding NADH-quinone oxidoreductase subunit NuoE, which translates to MLRRLHPQQPDSFAFTPANLAWAEKQIAKYPEGRQASAVIPLLWRAQEQEGWVTKPAIETVAKMLDMAPIRVFEVASFYFMFQLQPVGSLAHVQVCGTTSCMICGAEDLIAVCKEKIAPKAHQLSDDGRFSWEEVECLGACANAPMAQIGKDYYEDLTAEKFGALLDALARGEVPAPGPQNGRFASEPLGGATTLKEFTGEAANASVALAAHWGDTVKRITGDEQPVDAAAQPLSGARPAALDAPRGGAADDLTRIKGIGPKLAEMLHGMGYYHFDQIAAWTGAEIAWVDDNLEGFKGRVTRDNWVEQARSLVEQGSGA; encoded by the coding sequence ATGCTGCGCCGTCTTCACCCCCAACAGCCCGACAGCTTCGCCTTCACGCCGGCAAACCTTGCCTGGGCGGAAAAGCAGATTGCCAAGTACCCCGAGGGGCGGCAGGCCAGCGCCGTGATCCCGCTTCTGTGGCGCGCGCAGGAGCAGGAGGGCTGGGTCACGAAACCCGCCATCGAGACGGTGGCGAAGATGCTCGACATGGCGCCCATCCGGGTGTTCGAGGTGGCGAGCTTCTATTTCATGTTCCAGTTGCAGCCCGTGGGCAGCCTGGCCCATGTGCAGGTCTGCGGCACCACGTCCTGCATGATCTGCGGGGCCGAGGATCTGATCGCCGTCTGCAAGGAAAAGATCGCCCCCAAGGCGCACCAGCTGTCGGATGACGGCCGCTTTTCCTGGGAAGAGGTGGAATGCCTGGGCGCCTGCGCCAACGCGCCGATGGCCCAGATCGGCAAGGATTACTACGAGGATCTGACCGCCGAGAAGTTCGGCGCGCTTCTCGACGCGCTGGCGCGCGGCGAGGTGCCGGCGCCCGGTCCGCAGAACGGCCGCTTCGCCTCGGAGCCGCTGGGGGGCGCCACCACGCTCAAGGAGTTCACCGGCGAGGCGGCGAATGCCTCGGTCGCGCTGGCCGCGCATTGGGGCGACACCGTCAAGCGCATCACCGGCGACGAGCAGCCGGTGGACGCGGCGGCGCAACCCCTGTCCGGCGCGCGTCCGGCGGCGCTCGATGCGCCGCGGGGCGGGGCGGCCGACGACCTGACCCGGATCAAGGGCATCGGGCCCAAGCTGGCCGAGATGCTGCACGGCATGGGATACTATCATTTCGACCAGATCGCGGCCTGGACCGGGGCCGAGATCGCCTGGGTCGACGACAACCTCGAAGGGTTCAAGGGCCGCGTCACTCGTGATAATTGGGTGGAACAGGCGCGGTCCCTTGTGGAGCAGGGGTCCGGAGCCTGA
- a CDS encoding NADH:ubiquinone oxidoreductase: MGTQTSIDRKIANLATVWGIAGLLGVVVTVLLLFFADIGPSGAIFLAAIIAGVVGLILARTMTEPLSPPNTAAAAPKAAPAPSPAPAPAASAPVAAADGRPAGLSAPRGGAADDLKLIKGVGPKLEALLHDMGYFHFEQIAAWTEAEVAWVDENLEGFKGRVSRDEWVAQARDLMQK; the protein is encoded by the coding sequence ATGGGCACGCAGACTTCAATTGACCGCAAGATTGCCAACCTCGCGACCGTCTGGGGGATCGCGGGGCTGCTGGGCGTCGTCGTTACCGTCCTGCTTCTGTTCTTCGCCGATATCGGCCCGAGCGGGGCGATCTTCCTTGCCGCGATAATCGCCGGGGTGGTCGGGCTGATCCTGGCCAGGACCATGACCGAACCGCTGAGCCCGCCGAACACGGCCGCGGCCGCGCCGAAGGCAGCCCCGGCCCCGAGCCCGGCCCCGGCCCCGGCAGCGTCCGCGCCGGTCGCCGCCGCCGATGGCCGCCCGGCGGGCCTGTCGGCGCCGCGCGGTGGTGCCGCGGACGACCTGAAACTGATCAAGGGCGTGGGGCCCAAGCTCGAGGCGCTGCTGCACGACATGGGCTATTTCCATTTCGAGCAGATCGCCGCCTGGACCGAGGCCGAGGTGGCCTGGGTGGACGAGAACCTCGAGGGGTTCAAGGGCCGCGTCAGCCGGGATGAATGGGTGGCGCAGGCGCGCGACCTGATGCAGAAGTGA
- a CDS encoding DUF5337 domain-containing protein codes for MSQQQEMVRRQVRLGLIVTIGAFVAWMVLQFLGGQLGLPARFVFLLDLACIAALVFALLVLFKAWRASQNDGV; via the coding sequence GTGTCACAGCAGCAGGAAATGGTCCGGCGGCAGGTCCGTCTTGGCCTGATCGTGACCATCGGCGCCTTCGTGGCGTGGATGGTCCTGCAATTTCTCGGCGGCCAGCTGGGCCTGCCGGCGCGTTTCGTGTTCCTTCTCGATCTTGCCTGCATCGCGGCGCTTGTCTTTGCGCTGCTGGTGCTTTTCAAGGCCTGGCGCGCCAGCCAGAACGACGGAGTCTGA
- the nuoF gene encoding NADH-quinone oxidoreductase subunit NuoF encodes MLDDKDRIFTNLYGRHDRSLKGAMARGHWDGTAQILQQGREAIVEKVKASGLRGRGGAGFPTGLKWSFMPKESDGRPCYLVVNADESEPGTCKDREIMRHDPHTLIEGCLIASFAMGAHACYIYIRGEYIREREALQAAIDECYDAGLLGKNAARSGWDFDLYLHHGAGAYICGEETALLESLEGRKGMPRLKPPFPAGVGLYGCPTTVNNVESIAVVPTILRRGADWFSGFGRPNNAGTKIFAISGHVNHPCVVEEEMSISFEELIDRHCGGIRGGWGNLKAVIPGGSSVPCLPADVIREGIMDFDWLREQRSGLGTAAVIVMDKSTDIIKAIWRLSKFYKHESCGQCTPCREGTGWMMRVMERLVTGEAEPEEIDMLLDVTKQVEGHTICALGDAAAWPIQGLIRHFRGEIEDRIKAKRTGRVSAVAAE; translated from the coding sequence ATGCTCGACGACAAGGACAGGATCTTCACCAATCTCTACGGCCGGCACGACCGCTCGCTCAAGGGGGCGATGGCGCGCGGCCACTGGGACGGCACGGCGCAGATCCTCCAGCAGGGGCGCGAGGCGATCGTCGAAAAGGTCAAGGCGTCGGGCCTGCGCGGCCGGGGTGGGGCGGGTTTCCCCACGGGCCTCAAGTGGTCCTTCATGCCCAAGGAAAGCGACGGCCGCCCCTGCTATCTGGTGGTGAACGCCGACGAGTCCGAGCCCGGCACCTGCAAGGACCGCGAAATCATGCGCCACGATCCGCACACGCTGATCGAGGGCTGCCTGATCGCCAGCTTCGCCATGGGCGCGCATGCCTGCTACATCTACATCCGCGGCGAATACATCCGCGAGCGCGAGGCGCTTCAGGCCGCGATCGACGAATGCTATGACGCGGGCCTTCTGGGCAAGAACGCCGCCAGGTCCGGCTGGGACTTCGATCTCTACCTGCACCACGGCGCGGGGGCCTATATCTGTGGCGAGGAAACCGCGCTGCTGGAAAGCCTCGAGGGGCGCAAGGGCATGCCGCGGCTGAAGCCGCCCTTCCCGGCGGGCGTGGGGCTTTACGGCTGCCCGACCACGGTGAACAACGTCGAAAGCATCGCGGTGGTGCCGACCATCCTGCGCCGCGGCGCGGACTGGTTCTCGGGCTTTGGCCGGCCGAACAACGCGGGCACCAAGATCTTCGCCATCTCGGGCCATGTGAACCACCCCTGCGTGGTCGAGGAAGAGATGTCGATTTCCTTCGAGGAACTGATCGACCGCCATTGCGGCGGCATCCGCGGCGGCTGGGGCAACCTCAAGGCGGTGATCCCGGGCGGGTCGTCGGTGCCCTGCCTGCCGGCCGACGTGATCCGCGAGGGGATCATGGATTTCGACTGGCTGCGCGAGCAGCGCTCGGGCCTGGGGACCGCGGCGGTGATCGTGATGGACAAGTCCACCGACATCATCAAGGCGATCTGGCGGCTGTCGAAGTTCTACAAGCACGAATCCTGCGGCCAGTGCACGCCCTGCCGCGAAGGCACCGGCTGGATGATGCGGGTGATGGAGCGTCTGGTGACGGGCGAGGCGGAGCCCGAGGAAATCGACATGCTGCTCGACGTGACCAAGCAGGTCGAGGGGCACACGATCTGCGCCCTTGGCGACGCGGCGGCCTGGCCGATCCAGGGCCTGATCCGGCATTTCCGGGGCGAGATCGAGGACCGCATCAAGGCCAAGCGCACCGGCCGCGTCAGCGCGGTGGCCGCCGAGTGA
- the nuoG gene encoding NADH-quinone oxidoreductase subunit NuoG, whose product MTDLRTIIVDGTEVAVDPRLTLLQACEQAGVEIPRFCYHERLSIAGNCRMCLVEVVGGPPKPAASCAMQVKDLRPGRNGEPPEIKTKSPMVKKAREGVMEFLLINHPLDCPICDQGGECDLQDQAMAYGVDFSRYREPKRAAIDPDLGPLVGTKMTRCISCTRCVRFITEVAGVPEMGQTGRGEDSEITSYLGQMLTSELQGNVVDLCPVGALTSKPYAFTARPWELKKTESIDVMDALGSSIRVDTKGREVMRILPRNHDGTNEEWLADRSRYIWDGLRRQRLDRPYVRRDGKLVPATWAEAFRAIVDGIDGKTVAAVAGDLAATEAIFALRELIGGAGGKLECRTDEAKLPIGNRGAYAGTARIEDIDSARRILLVGTNPRLEAPVLNARIRKAWLAGADVALVGEGVDLTYDYAHVGTDRAALAKVLDAASDQDGPVLVVVGQAALTCEDGAAVLATVQQIAARTGGAHLVLHTAASRVGAMDLGFATEGGLAAALDGAGAIYNLGADEIDIPAGPFVIYQGSHGDRGAHRADVILPGAAWTEEAGIFVNLEGRPQMANRAGFPPGQAKENWAIIRALSAELGATLPFDSLSELRAKMFAALPHLARIDEVAENEAEALPEAALGQGEFRNAPVDHYLTNPIARASGVMAELSKLAAQRATALAAE is encoded by the coding sequence ATGACCGACCTGCGCACGATCATCGTCGATGGAACCGAGGTCGCGGTGGATCCCCGCCTGACCCTTCTTCAGGCCTGCGAGCAGGCCGGGGTGGAGATTCCGCGCTTCTGCTATCACGAGCGGCTTTCGATCGCCGGGAACTGCCGGATGTGCCTGGTAGAGGTAGTGGGCGGCCCGCCCAAGCCCGCCGCCTCCTGCGCGATGCAGGTCAAGGACCTGCGCCCCGGCCGCAACGGCGAGCCGCCGGAAATCAAGACGAAAAGCCCGATGGTCAAGAAGGCCCGCGAAGGGGTGATGGAGTTCCTGCTCATCAACCATCCGCTCGACTGCCCGATCTGCGACCAGGGCGGAGAGTGCGATCTTCAGGACCAGGCCATGGCTTACGGCGTCGATTTCTCGCGCTACCGCGAACCCAAGCGCGCCGCGATCGACCCCGATCTGGGCCCGCTGGTCGGCACCAAGATGACCCGCTGCATCAGCTGCACCCGCTGCGTGCGCTTCATCACCGAAGTGGCCGGCGTGCCCGAGATGGGCCAGACCGGCCGCGGCGAGGATTCGGAAATCACCAGCTACCTGGGCCAGATGCTGACGTCAGAACTTCAGGGCAACGTGGTGGACCTGTGCCCGGTGGGGGCGCTGACCTCGAAGCCCTACGCCTTCACCGCCCGGCCGTGGGAGCTGAAGAAGACCGAAAGCATCGACGTGATGGACGCTTTGGGCTCCTCGATCCGCGTGGACACCAAGGGCCGCGAAGTCATGCGCATCCTGCCGCGCAACCACGACGGCACCAACGAGGAATGGCTGGCCGACCGCTCGCGCTACATCTGGGACGGGCTGCGCCGCCAGCGGCTGGATCGGCCCTATGTCCGCCGCGACGGCAAGCTGGTGCCTGCGACCTGGGCCGAGGCGTTCCGGGCCATCGTGGACGGGATCGACGGCAAGACCGTCGCCGCCGTCGCGGGCGACCTGGCCGCGACCGAGGCGATCTTTGCGCTGCGTGAACTGATCGGCGGCGCGGGTGGCAAGCTCGAGTGCCGCACCGACGAAGCCAAGCTGCCCATCGGCAATCGCGGCGCCTATGCCGGGACCGCCCGCATCGAGGATATCGACAGCGCCCGCCGCATCCTTCTGGTCGGCACCAATCCCCGCCTTGAGGCGCCGGTGCTGAACGCCCGCATCCGCAAGGCGTGGCTGGCCGGGGCCGACGTGGCGCTGGTGGGCGAGGGCGTCGACCTGACCTATGACTACGCGCATGTCGGCACCGACCGCGCGGCGCTGGCCAAGGTGCTGGACGCCGCCAGCGACCAGGACGGCCCGGTGCTGGTGGTCGTGGGGCAGGCAGCACTCACTTGCGAGGATGGCGCGGCCGTGCTGGCCACGGTGCAGCAGATCGCCGCCCGGACGGGCGGCGCGCATCTGGTGCTGCACACCGCCGCCTCGCGCGTGGGGGCGATGGACCTGGGCTTCGCGACCGAGGGCGGGCTTGCAGCCGCGCTGGACGGGGCCGGGGCCATCTACAACCTTGGCGCGGACGAGATCGACATTCCCGCGGGGCCCTTCGTGATCTACCAGGGCAGCCATGGCGACCGGGGCGCGCACCGCGCCGACGTCATCCTGCCCGGCGCCGCCTGGACCGAGGAGGCGGGCATCTTCGTCAACCTCGAGGGGCGGCCGCAGATGGCCAACCGCGCCGGCTTCCCGCCGGGGCAGGCCAAGGAGAACTGGGCGATCATCCGGGCGCTGTCGGCGGAACTGGGCGCGACGCTGCCCTTCGACAGCCTTTCAGAACTGCGCGCGAAGATGTTCGCAGCCCTCCCGCACCTGGCCCGCATCGACGAGGTGGCCGAAAACGAGGCCGAGGCGCTGCCCGAGGCTGCGCTGGGGCAGGGCGAGTTCCGCAACGCCCCGGTCGACCACTACCTGACGAACCCGATTGCCCGTGCCTCCGGCGTGATGGCCGAGCTTTCCAAACTTGCCGCGCAGCGCGCGACGGCCCTGGCGGCGGAGTAA
- the nuoH gene encoding NADH-quinone oxidoreductase subunit NuoH yields the protein MIEFFQTPFGIFLVILAQCLLVTVSVLVALAFLMYADRKVWAAVQMRKGPNVVGAFGLLQSFADFLKYIVKEVVVPAGADKPVFFLAPLITFVLAVIAWAVIPFNEGWVVADLNVGILYIFAISSLEVYGVIMGGWASNSKYPFLGSLRSAAQMISYEVSIGFIIVGVLISTGSLNLSAIVAAQAGGYGFLSWYWLPHLPMVVLFFVSALAETNRPPFDLPEAEAELVAGYQVEYSSTPFLLFMIGELMAVVLMCALITILFFGGWLSPIPGAADWPILGDGLHWMVLKMGFFFFLFAMVKAIVPRYRYDQLMRIGWKVFLPMSLAWVVIVAGLAMMDVPGYARWVTGG from the coding sequence ATGATCGAGTTCTTCCAGACGCCCTTCGGCATCTTTCTCGTGATCCTGGCGCAGTGCCTGCTGGTCACCGTCAGCGTGCTGGTGGCGCTTGCCTTCCTGATGTATGCCGACCGCAAGGTCTGGGCGGCGGTGCAGATGCGCAAGGGCCCGAACGTGGTGGGCGCCTTCGGCCTGCTGCAATCCTTCGCGGACTTCCTGAAATACATCGTCAAGGAAGTCGTGGTGCCCGCGGGCGCCGACAAGCCGGTGTTCTTCCTTGCCCCCCTCATCACCTTCGTGCTGGCCGTGATCGCCTGGGCGGTGATCCCCTTCAACGAGGGCTGGGTGGTCGCCGACCTGAACGTGGGCATCCTCTACATCTTCGCCATCTCCTCGCTGGAAGTGTATGGCGTGATCATGGGCGGCTGGGCGTCGAACTCGAAATACCCGTTCCTGGGCAGCCTCCGGTCGGCCGCGCAGATGATCTCCTACGAGGTGTCGATCGGCTTCATCATCGTGGGCGTGCTGATCTCGACGGGCTCGCTGAACCTGTCGGCCATCGTGGCGGCGCAGGCGGGGGGCTACGGCTTCCTGTCCTGGTACTGGCTGCCGCACCTGCCGATGGTGGTGCTGTTCTTCGTCTCGGCCCTGGCGGAAACCAACCGCCCGCCCTTCGACCTGCCCGAGGCCGAGGCGGAACTCGTCGCGGGCTACCAGGTCGAATATTCCTCGACGCCGTTCCTGCTGTTCATGATCGGCGAGCTGATGGCCGTGGTGCTGATGTGCGCGCTCATCACCATCCTGTTCTTCGGTGGCTGGCTCTCGCCCATTCCGGGCGCTGCCGACTGGCCGATCCTGGGCGACGGGCTGCACTGGATGGTGCTGAAGATGGGCTTCTTCTTCTTCCTCTTCGCCATGGTGAAGGCGATCGTCCCGCGCTACCGCTACGACCAGCTGATGCGGATCGGCTGGAAGGTGTTCCTGCCGATGTCGCTGGCCTGGGTGGTGATCGTGGCGGGGCTCGCCATGATGGACGTGCCCGGCTACGCCCGCTGGGTAACGGGGGGCTGA
- the nuoI gene encoding NADH-quinone oxidoreductase subunit NuoI produces the protein MTAIDWTRATRYFLLQDFVKGFALGLKYFFRPKATLNYPHEKGPLSPRFRGEHALRRYPNGEERCIACKLCEAICPAQAITIDAEPREDGSRRTTRYDIDMTKCIYCGFCQEACPVDAIVEGPNFEFSTETREELFYDKAKLLANGDRWEAEIARNLEMDAPYR, from the coding sequence ATGACCGCGATCGACTGGACCCGCGCGACCCGCTATTTCCTGTTGCAGGATTTCGTGAAGGGCTTCGCGCTTGGGCTGAAATACTTCTTCCGACCCAAGGCGACGCTGAACTACCCGCACGAAAAGGGCCCGCTTTCCCCCCGTTTCCGTGGCGAGCATGCGCTGCGCCGCTATCCCAACGGCGAGGAACGCTGCATCGCCTGCAAGCTGTGCGAGGCGATCTGCCCGGCGCAGGCCATCACCATCGACGCCGAGCCGCGCGAGGATGGCAGCCGCCGGACCACGCGCTACGACATCGACATGACGAAATGCATCTATTGCGGCTTCTGCCAGGAGGCCTGCCCGGTCGATGCCATCGTCGAGGGGCCGAATTTCGAGTTCTCGACAGAGACCCGCGAGGAACTGTTCTACGACAAGGCCAAGCTGCTGGCCAATGGCGACCGCTGGGAAGCCGAGATCGCCCGCAACCTTGAGATGGA